Part of the Deinococcus cellulosilyticus NBRC 106333 = KACC 11606 genome is shown below.
AATGTGTACTCGGCGTATGGAAGCTTGCCCCGACCTCTGCCTTTTTGAGCTTTGATGGCTTCAAAATCCACATAACAGTCTGTGGAATTCTCAGATGCCCATGGGAGCGAACAACTCAGGGCATGAAGCCTTGCTTCAGTCCGGACCCATTCTCTCTGGTTCCATTGATGGTCTTGCACTGTCGCGAGTACACCAATGCCCATGAAACAGGCCAACCCTGTGACAATCCAGAAAAACATGGCCATCAAACTCCGAACACATCCCGCTGCATATTCACGGTTGGACGGCACTTCAGCCATGATGCGCGATCCAGACCCCCCGTGCCATGAAACTGTAAGGCTCAAATTTCGCTTTCAGACCAGCTTTTGTGAAAGCCTGCTGCATCTCTGCAGGAGAGAACAAGCCCAGCACATGCTCCTCCTGATGGAAATCGATGCCCTGGGGGGTTCCAATCATGTAATGGAACTTGATGATGCTCTGGTTGCCTCTGCGCTCTGGAATGTGCATGCGGCAGACCTTGATGTTTCTGAGCATCACCTCACGCACATGCACTGCAGGAGGGTCCACGACAAACTCCTGAGGTGTGAGCCAGGGTTCAACCAGAATCAATCCACCAGGAGCAAGATGGCGTTTGAAGTTGTTCAGGGTGGCCTGCAGGCGTTCCAGGGTCTGCACATACCCGATGCTGCTGAACAGGCACAGGATCACATCAAATTGTTTGTCCAGTTCAAAATCGGCCAGATCGCCCACGAAGACTTTCGCCTGGGGGGCATTCTTCCGGGCCATCTCCACCATGCTGGGGTCAAGGTCGAAAGCTTCCGCCTGGAAGTCCGTAAAGTACTTCAGGTGCCCACCTGTGCCACACGCCCCTTCCAGCAGGC
Proteins encoded:
- a CDS encoding class I SAM-dependent methyltransferase; this encodes MYSKTAEFYDAIHSFKDYHTEAFLVQKLIRQHGNGGKRLLEGACGTGGHLKYFTDFQAEAFDLDPSMVEMARKNAPQAKVFVGDLADFELDKQFDVILCLFSSIGYVQTLERLQATLNNFKRHLAPGGLILVEPWLTPQEFVVDPPAVHVREVMLRNIKVCRMHIPERRGNQSIIKFHYMIGTPQGIDFHQEEHVLGLFSPAEMQQAFTKAGLKAKFEPYSFMARGVWIAHHG